GAAGCAGACGGGACTCAAAATTGCCAAGGATTCCTTCTCATTGGTCCCCTAGCGCCGGCTGGCACGGGGCCTGGCAGGTCAGGGAGCTAAGTACTTACAGACCGCAGTGTCCCGGACCAGGTGGGCATCTTCTGCCCAACCTCCAGCCCAGGCCATTCCCAGGGTCCAGATCCACCCCGAAGCTCGCCGGCTGCCACCATGAATGCCTGCCCTTCAACAGGCTGGCCTCCCTTGTCCACTCACAGCCTCAGGTGTCTTCTGTTCCCTGGGAACGAGAAGACCGGCTGCCGCTTGCCCTGCTGCCCCCTGTACGCGTCCCCACACGTCCTGAGTGCAGGTCACAGCCACGGCGCCCACAGGcatgtctccccaccccaccgcaCGGCCGCCGCCGATGCGGAGCCCAGGATCAGTGGCAGCTCCACTCTTGGTCCTCGGACCAGCTCAGGGGTGTCGTCTACCTCCACGACATGCTGCTGCTGGTGTGTTCAGCATGCAACCCGTCACCTCCTCCAGTTCGGAAGGGGGGCAGATCAAGGTGAGCATTTCCCTGGGGTCCCCACTGGCCAGCCCGTGAAGCTCCTGCCTCATCCCATTGCCTTAGCGATTTTCTCCCTCCCCGTCTCCCCCTTCCTGCGGCCAGTGTTCCCCACTCTGCACCCAGGGAAGAGCCAAGTTCCCCCAGCTCCTGAGCAGAGCTTCAGGAACCCCCCAGAGCTGGAAGGAGCCTGCAGCTCTTGCTGTCCCCACCGTTCTGGGGACCCACAACCCTGTCACGCCCAGGTCATCTGGCACAGGCCCGCCTCCATCAGCCCCTCTTCCTCTCCGGCTTTAGCACCCCGCCAGCCTGCGCGTGGTCGACAGGCTCATGTGCAGGAGCATCCTGGGGGGCTGCCCAGCGGCAGCTCCAAGTCCTGTGCCCGTTACAGATGCAGCCCCACCTCAGCAGTGTGGGTCTGGCTGCCGTGCTCGGGGAGCCCTGGACTAGCCCCTCCAGCCCCACGGTGGAGGACGGCAACGGAGCACCATCCCATACTCCTCTGATGgcctcccttccccaggctggCGTTCCCTAATCTGCACCCACACGAAGAGCCAAGAACCCAGTTCCCAGAGGCCCCGAGCTGCCTCCTGGCATGGGGTACTCTGACGAGTCTGGGGCTTCTGCTCACCTTGCCACCTCCCACCGTTCTGGAAGTCGGGCTCCTTACTGTCCCCCCAAAATCCACAGCATCACTTGGGCCTCGAGCAGCACGTCCTCCTTCTCAGCTCCCACCGCAGTAGTGCCCGCCGCTGCCAGCCTCGAGGCTGCAATCACAGCCCCTCACTGCTCTGTACTCCGCAGGGGGGCTGCGCTGcgtcctcctcctcacccctgcagGAGGCCAGCAGCAGCATTTCTGGAAGCGCCCTCCTGGGTACGGGCAGCCCCTCCGGTCCCGCCACAGCCCTCACTGTGCAGGAGGACACTGGAGAAGGCCTCCTCATGTCTGGGTGCCGCTTAGACGTCCATGCTCTGGCGTGGGTGATCACATGCCCACTAAGCTCCCTCCAAATCTAGGACGCTGTGGCTCTGAGAAGGTGGCCTGGATTGTGTCTTCTGCCCACCCCGCCCTGCTGTGCCCCTGACTCTGTGGGGCACTCAGAGCTCCTCCCAGTGTGTACGCCTAACACCCCACTCCAGCCGCCCTAGAGCCCTCCTCACCCAGGGAGCCCACCAAGCCCTTGCCCCCACGGAAACCCCTGGCTGCACTGCCCCTCTGCGTGACCCCCATCCATGACAGACTCCTGGCCAAGGCTGGGCTCAGAGGCCACCTCCTCAGGGTCCTGTGTGCAGTGCACCTGTGGGTCCGACTGCCTGGGGCTGTGTCACAGCCCTGTGACAGGCAAGCTTATGTCACCACTTCTGAGAGCCTCAGTTCTGCTGCGCTTGGTCACTTGAGTGACCTTGAGCCCTGGTGCCCCCACTCATCTAAAATGGGGTGAACTGAGTGACCAAGAAGGGCCCCCCTCCTTCGCCTCTTACACCAGCGAGGGAGCTGGAcctgtgtccccagggcctgcCAGAAAGACAACGAGaggaggtgcagaggaagagggggaaggggcgGCCTGACCTTCTCCCTGCCCGGACTCAGGTTTTCCTGACCCAGCCGTGCACTGAGCTGGCCCCGGGGTGGACCGTGGGGACCAGCACACCAAGGCAGGAGGTATGCCGGACTCTGGTCGGTCTCCGGCCTGCCTGGCTGGGCTGGGGCGGCCTGGGGGGTGCTAGGGATCGTGAGGTCTCACTGCAGCAGCCCCCAGGGACTGCAGGGGCCGCTGGGCAGGCAGCCGTTGGTGAGTTGAATGCGCATGCGCGCtgcaaggcgggggggggggggggggtttaatGCACGTGCTGTCGGTGCTGTCCGTGGGCACTAGGGTCGGCCGCCCCAGGGGGTCCCCTCTGGTCTGCATGTGGGCAGAAGGCCCTGCGCATCCCACAGTGCACCCCACCAAGCCCACCCAGGGTCTGAGAGCCCACGCTGCATCCACACCACCAAGGGGGAGGCCGTGAAGTTCTGTGTCCGGCCCTCCTGAGACAatcgggaaactgaggccaggagaggcAGGAACTGGCAGTGAGCACATCCGATGGCCAGAGTTTAGAGAAGTAGGGAGGGTTCTGGCCACCCAGGCTAGGGCTCAACCCTCCTGTGGGATTTGCTTTGGAAATGAGAGCCCCTAAGATTGTGGGGGACCTCTGCTCACTCCCCCATGTGGGGGGGgccctttcctctgtgcatgccCATGGGAGCACCCCTCCTCCCTATTCGTCTGCATGCCTGCTATGGAGAGAACATTGCTTGCCCTGCTGCCCCCCCCATGAGAAACTTAGCAGTGTTACCTGGGGGAGTGGAGCAATGAGGTGGAAGACATAATTACAGACATTTTGGCTGTCGTGagattatttttatgatatatgtaaatttttaatttttaaaaattgttcataaATTGAAGCAATGTGGAAAGaggtattttataaattgaagtataattaacatacagcgttacattagcttcaggtgtacaacatgattcaataattctctacattactcagtgctcatcacagtaagaaTAGTCCCCATTTGTCACCAAACATTATTACAATATGATTATATTGCCTATGCTACTtgtcatctctgtgacttattttataactggaagtttgtatttctttgagaaGGCCAATAATGTAGGCTAGCATGTATTTTTTAACAGatatcattttagaaataattgttttattgttgattatttatagaaaattacagagaaaattcacaaattataAATCAAGTAGATGACTAGAATGTGCTTCACCTGAACTTGGGAAATGTCTTGTAATTGTAGAAATGAGTTTattaatttaggaaaaataattgtatggtaaaaaaaatagttacctaTTAGTTGAGAATACTCCTAATACAACACCAATTACGGGGATCTGCACGCAGACTTCAGCTTGGCTCTCCTGCCCTCTGGTGGTCATTCCTCAAAATGCAGACACAGCTGTATGCAGGTGGAAGGTCTGAAACTATTCGGACAACCCACGTGTCTGAACTGCACTCCCAATTTTTTAGATTTGAGGAACCTGAGAAATTTTCTCATTCAGGTTCCTCACTTTAATTTTGCCATGTCATCATTGTGTCTCAATTACACAGTCCCTTCAGATTCCTGATACAAAACTGAATTCTGGCATCTCTTGACTATTTGACTTAGCAGCTTTATCCAAAGCTACAAACATTTTCGGtaaaattttttacatatatactaTAATCTTAGGCCTTATAAGTACCACACAAAAGGtgttttgcaaataaagaaaCTAGTAAATGTACTTATTCTGTGTCTTACTATTAGATAAGTCCTTtgcatattgtatttttttttattcctcgtAACCACGCCATATACCTTGTGAAGTATACACTGTATGTTTCAGATTTCATGGAAATAAAGCAACATTGGGGGAGGCTGACAGAATGTAGGAAGTAGTACAGCCTCGGCCTGAAAATCAATCTGACTTTAGATTGTGTCGTTaactttcctcctttttaaaatccatataGTTAATTAATTTTCAATTGATTGTAAATTACTTAATGAGAGTAAGTTGGTAgtgtgttttaatgttttaacatGCTCGTTTGTTGAAAGCAACATTTGTGTATCATATTTTTTCATACGCTGATGTGAGTCGCGCTCAAAGACCTAGACTCCTCTATAAAGTTTAAGAACCAGGCTCCacgatttgatttgatttattttgtttttaagattcatttatttatttgagagggagacagagagagagagagaggaggagagagcgcaggcagggaaggaggggcagagggagaagcagactcccctgctgcgCAGAGAGCCTGACAACGcgacaacatggggcttgatcccgggattctgggatcatgacctgagccctgggatcagacgcttaaccggctgacccacccaggcgtccctaggctCCACAATTTTAGAAAAGGGTAGATTTTAGAAAGTCTTAAAATacaggtttttcatttttaaccttcCAACTTCTTGAATTTTTCAAGAATTTAAGGAGAAACCTCAGGGAGGCATATGAGAGACTCGTCCATAAACAGGAAAGCTCAAGTCTGGCCAGTTGTACTATGTCCTGTGTGAAAGAGTATTAAAACAATCATGTAACTGGTTTCATGTTAATTTAATAATTGTAGCTACATGGAATACTTAAAACCCAATTTTTCTAAGTTCTAATGCAAGCGATTCTCACCTCTATCCCCAGGAGATGGGTATTCTTGTTAACCACATTTTTGTAATGAGTAAACTGAGACGCATACAAGTCAGTAACTTTCAAGATTTCAATCTAGTAGATGATGGAGCAGGATTCATCCTGGGTTCTAGGTCAGGACACATCAACATGTTGTTCTACCACCTCATTTAAGATGGTCTAcgcttgtgatggttaattttatgtgtcaacctgactggTCCACAGGGTGTGCACATATTTGGTCAAACGTTGTTCTGAGTGGTTCTGTAAGGATGTTTCTCCataagattaacattttaatCGGTAAAGCAGATTACCTTCCCTAATGTGGACAGGCCTCAACCAAGGCCCGAACAGAACAGAAAGGCTGACTCTTCCCTGAGTAAAAAGGAATTCCTCTTGCCTGATTGCCTTTGAGCTAGGACACTGgtctcctgccttcagacttggactcagactgaattacaacattggctctcctgggtctctaggTTGTTGTTGACTGTTGATGTTGagacttcttggcctccataattgtgtgagccaattccctACAATAGATACATATGCTGTTTATATAATACACATGCattctatatattacttataCATAATTccataaatttatacatataaatatatataatttctataaatatatatataattttataatataatttatatgtatatattctctggagaacccagactaatACAGATTTTTGTTCTGAGAATGGGCatggggaaatatatatatatatatataacatatatatataacatacatatatataacatatatatataacatacatatatataacatatatatataacatatacgtatatatatattaccctgATGTGTTGTAAGCTCCCAAGAATGTGGAAATATGTGTTATCTTTCCACTGCATATCCAGCACCTGTTATAATTTCTGCTGCAGGGTAGGCTTCCCAAAATTATGCATGTATTCATTGGAGAGAAATGCTAGatgaaagaatacagaaataaaatacacagttcctggggtgcctgggtggctcagttggttaagtgtctgcctttggctcaggtcgtgatctcagggtcctgggacacaGCCCCCCACCGGCTCggcactcagcagggaacctacttctccctctgcctcaccccgctcattctctctctctcaaataaataaataaaatctttaaaaaattactagttCCTGCCTTCAGGGGCCTCACACTCCTTAGGATGACATGCAGAATCTACATGGATAAAATCTAATTAACTGGGTGACTTCCATATTAATCTTAAATGGGTATGGACCTAATAATGGAGTTTCACAAAGTATGAATCTGAAGTTGATAGATTCCCTGTAAAGGGAAACAGATCCACAATCacagttggagatttcaatacGCCGCTCAGCTACtgatagaataaatagaaaacaacccCATCCACCAGTGGGACACAGTTATTAGCATGTACAGAACACTGAACCTAAACAAAGCAGAACGCACATTCTTTTCAGGAGCACTTGGTGACGTTCGCCAGGAGAAACCATATTCTGGACCACAAACTGAGTTTGGATGTCTTGAAGAGGACAGAAGAAATCCTACAGCATTCCTCCTGGCCTGGAAGCCTCCCCCCCGGTTCAGGCGGAGAGAACCCAAAAGGGAGAGGGCTGCATCCAGGGGTGACAGGCGGCAGGCAGATGTCTGCGATGACACGTCCCTGAGCCGGACGTGTCTGAGAGCGGGGGGGAGACGCAGGGGGAGAGCCGGGGTGACGACAGGGACTGGGCTCCTCGCGGAGGCAGGAGAGCCGCACCTGCTCCCCGCACCTGCTCCCCGCACCTGCTCCCCGCACCTNNNNNNNNNNCCGCACCTGCTCCCCGCACCTGCTCCCCGCACCTGCTCCCCGCACCTGCTCCCCGCACCTGCTCCCCCGGCTTCCGGCGTGGGTAAGTGCAGGGACGACGATTCGGCTTACCAGTAACATAAGTAAAAATAACAGGCCCCTTCCGTTCCTACCTTCTCGCAAGAGGAACGCTGCCTCCCGCTCCTCTTCCTCAAGTCCCGCCCCTTTTGCCCACCCGGCGGGGGAGACGAATCTGCGGCCGCGGAATCGCCCGCAGCAGCGCGCCGCGCTCCGAGGGGCGGAAGTAGATCTTTACGCGGAGCCGTAAAGCGCGCTCCCTTCCGGTTAACGACAGCCGCCGCGACCGTCCCTGCCGGCTGTCCTCCGGTAAGCATCTCCGCCGGACCCTGGGCATTTCCACAAGTCTTCCCAGCTCGGACTCTTCGCTGGGGGCGCCCCCTTCGCCTTGGATCATGTTCAAGAAGTTCgatgaaaaggaaaatgtgtccAACTGCATCCAGTTGAAAACCTCAGTTATTAAGGGTATTAAGAACCAATTGATAGAACAGTTTCCGGGGATTGAGCCGTGGCTCAATCAAATCTTGCCCAAGAAAGATCCGGTCAAAATCGTGCGCTGCCACGAGCACATAGAGATCCTCACGGTCAACGGAGAGTTACTGTTCtttagacagagagaggggcCTTTCTACCCGACCCTGCGGCTCCTTCACAAGTACCCCTTCATCCTGCCGCACCAGCAGGTGGACAAGGGGGCCATCAAGTTTGTGCTCAGTGGGGCCAACATCATGTGTCCCGGCCTGACGTCCCCGGGGGCGCAGCTGTACCCCGCCGCGGTGGACACGGTCGTGGCCATCATGGCCGAGGGCAAGCAGCACGCGCTGTGCGTCGGCGTCATGAGGATGTCCGCCGAAGACATCGAGAAGGTCAACAAGGGAATCGGCATCGAGAACATCCACTACTTGAACGATGGGCTGTGGCACATGAAGACGTACAAGTGAGCGTCTGGAGGGGCGCCCCGGGACTGGAGCTGTGGACGTGGTGCTGCgtctgtgtttgtgtctgtggGACGGCATGAAGAGCATTCCTCCGCGCTTACGACAGATGCTCAGAGGAACAAAAAACCAAGTAAAGATTTGGAAGGAGCCCAGCTGTCTGTATCTGTGTCCTTTTGCGCGTGTGAGTACGGGTGTGCGTGTTGGCAGCGGGGCGCTTCGTGGAGAGGCGCCGGGTCCTCTGCCCCAAGCGGATGTCGGTTCAAAGGCAGGTGCATCATCTGTGGTAGAAAAGTAGATTTTTCAAAGCGAAGAGCATGCAGTTGGGAGACAGACCCACAGTTGGGATCCAGgagttgggagaaaaaaatgaccgGAGAGGGGCCCGAGCAGCTTGGTTAACACAACACTGGAAGGATAAGTCCAGTACAGAGTGTCCCGCAGGCATTAGTGACTGTCTGCCCGACAAGCATCATCCCATCCCCCCTTGCTGGCAAAACTCAGTCCGTCCCGGTTCTACGTGAGCCAGGAAAATTCTGATTAGGTTAGGCCCACCGCAGTGCTCTGTTTCCCAGTGAGACGGAGTCATTTGTGGGTGGTCACGGGACCTACGGCCAAGTAGAATCTTCCTATTTAGGAATCCCTAGGAATCCGTAGGTCCTTCCTCCCACATTTTTGAGTTATTTACCTGGGCGGCCATGTGACCTGTGTTAGGAGGGGCTGCTTGAAGGTTTCTGGGAAAGGTGTGCAGGCTCTCAAAGATGCCTGGGGAGAAACAGCCTCCCTGCTTTGGGTGGACATGGGCATGTGTGATTTTGCCCTTGccgcacacatacatgcacacagacTGACATACACACActaacatacacacaaaaccttGATGAGCATCAAGTCTGAACATGGAAAGCAACCATGCCCTTGCTGATTTATGAGCTGATGATTAATCAGCTGTTTAGATTCCATATACCGGGACTCTTTATTAAGGGATGTGGTGAAGTTATGTGAGATAAAAACAGTTTTCTTACCAATTACTTCATCTTGACTTGGGTTTTCTGAAATTTAAAGCCAAAGTTATCTCAATTTTTACAGAATGGCATCATAGACACCCAGCTGAAAAATTGTgtaaaggagaggaaaacaggTCAACTGAAGGCTCATCGGCGACTTCGCCATGATCGGTTTCAGTGTCACTCCTATGAATGCAAGATAAATTGCGGTAGATTTAGGGGTGAATGGAAAGTGAAAAGGTAAAATGTGGATATTTAGACTCATGTTATTCCTTACAGAAGTTTGGTTGTGAATGAAAAGATACTGGGTAAAAACTAGAGGAAGGTTATAGTCAAGATATTTTGTTTTCGAGTCcagattatttttgttatttttattgttgttgtagGTTGTTGATGGGATATCTAAGTATGTCTACTTGTTGAGGAGAAAGATCACTAAGAGTAGGAATACTCGATGGGGACAGAATCAATGGGCTAGAAAAGTGGGAAGGAATGGCTCCaaaaggagaggaggggctgaTCTGCCCTCATAAATCTGCACATTTGGATTATGTCCGTTCATCACAGAGTTGTCCTGTAACAACTCAAACTCTCCTCATTAGAGCACTATTTTTTCCTCAGAGGATTAGGGCTTTTGCCCCGTTTAACTGTCTACCCCAGTCAGCACCATTCTGGCCGTTGGTGGACACCTGAGGAGGCCCTGGAAGCATCTCATGATAATATTCGGGAGCGGCAGTGACTCTGACGAACACGGACGGAGACACTCAAGGTAAGAACCCTACAGTTCTTTCACTGTGTCGCCACCAACTATCTCCACCAGAAGTTGAAAGAGGACCCTCTGCATCTATTTTAAGCCTTCTTACAGGACTCCTcactcatgcacatgcatgctATCTTCCATT
The sequence above is drawn from the Neomonachus schauinslandi chromosome 5, ASM220157v2, whole genome shotgun sequence genome and encodes:
- the LOC110586532 gene encoding malignant T-cell-amplified sequence 1-like; this translates as MFKKFDEKENVSNCIQLKTSVIKGIKNQLIEQFPGIEPWLNQILPKKDPVKIVRCHEHIEILTVNGELLFFRQREGPFYPTLRLLHKYPFILPHQQVDKGAIKFVLSGANIMCPGLTSPGAQLYPAAVDTVVAIMAEGKQHALCVGVMRMSAEDIEKVNKGIGIENIHYLNDGLWHMKTYK